ACCGTCTAATGCAAAATATTCTTTGTTGCCTTTTTTACCTTCCGCATCTGAAATCTGCAATTCTGATTCAGTTAATACATGTTGAAATTGAGTGTAGTTAGCTGGTTCGCCTAATGCTCCATCTTGATTAGAAAACTGAACATTTGCAGTCGAAAAAGAAGATATCGCCATGAGAGTCGAGATAGCAAGTAGTTGTTTTTTCATTAAAATAACCTTATGTCATATTGTAGTATTTATTTGAAATTAACATGAAGGTTAAATTAATAGCGTCGATTTGGTCTGGTTTTATGGATCAGGAATTAGCTTTTTAATCGCATTGTGAGCTAGAGCACAGGCATCGTGTATAAGCTTAGAAAAGAGAATTAGAGCACTACTACCATAAGGTACTACACAGTTAGATAGTCGGTCGTTTACATCATAATAAGCTTCCAATGTTTAGTTTAATATTCTTTATTTAATACTTTTTATTTAATACCTTTTATTTAATGTTCACTTCATTCCTGCGCCCACGGTAGAGCGAACTGGAATATCTTTTAAAGCGATACCCTTTAAATCAAGCTCTTTTAAGCAAAATACATTCACGCCAAAATAATCAGGTGTAACGCGCTTACGGTGAAAAGGGTAGATACCACAGATCTTACAAAAGTAATGTTCTGCGGTATTGGTATGGAATTGATAGGTGGTTAGATAGTCCTTTCCTACAATAATATGCATCGCACTTTCATGTACTTTTACCATTAACGCATTTTTTCTGATACAAATAGAACAATCGCATGTCGTCAGCTCCATAAAGTCGCTTTCAATTTCAAACTGAACGGCTTCACAATGGCAAGTTCCTTGAACTTTTTTTATATTATTCACTTATTTTCCTTGTTTTAAACGACTTAAAATAGGGTTTTAAACTATAAAAAATATTCTATTACTTCAATATAAGCCGGTCTAGTAAGCGTCTACATTCTTTACTCTATAGCAATTTACGTTAGCAGATTTGTATTGGTACTTCCAATTGGATTATTTAAGCTAATAGGGGATAGTTTTTATTGGAATGAGTAAAGGATTGTCCTTATCCTTTTTAGGTTATGAGTAACTAACTGGTTTATAAATAACTAACTTAATAAGCGCCGTTAGATTAAATTGCTAGGCATTGATTAACTCTGCTTTGTTGTTTGTTTAGGATCGTTTATGCTCAGGGTAACTCGTAAATTACTAATTAAGGAAAAGTTATGCGTATCACTGCTAATTTCGATGCAGGTAATATTGAAGTTATAAATCTAGAAGATAAAAAAGACATTCAATTGGCTATTCGTCCAGACTTTGGCGGGGAGTTTTTTCAATGGTTTAACTTTCGTATCGACGGTGAAGTAGGCGAACAATATATTCTTAATATTCTTAATGCAGGTGAAGCATCTTATCTTGAAGGTTGGGACAACTATCAAGCCGTGGCTTCTTATGATCGCCAGCATTGGTTTCGCCTACCAACATTCTATAAAGATGGAAAGCTAACTATTGTTGCAGATATGGATTGTGAAACTATCCAAATTGCTTACTTTGCGCCTTACAGTTACGAACGCCATCAAGATTTGCTTGCTGCCGTACAAATGCACCCGTTAGTGAGTCTTGAACATTTAGGTGAAACGTTAGATAAACGTGATTTAACGTTAGTCAAAATTGGTGATGGTGATGCTAATAAACGTAATATATGGATCACTGCACGTCAGCACCCTGGTGAGACAATGGCGGAATGGCTAGTTGATGGTTTAATGCATAGTTTGTTAGACAGCGATAATGCGACGGGTAAATTACTCTTAGATAAAGCAAACTTCTATATCGTTCCTAACATGAATCCAGATGGTAGTGTGCGCGGTCATCTACGTACCAATGCCGCAGGTGTCAACTTAAATCGAGAATGGTTAAACCCAAGCATCGAAAAAAGCCCTGAGGTATTTCATGTTATTAATAAAATGAAAGAAGTAGGCGTTGATCTCTTTTATGATGTGCATGGTGATGAAGCATTACCTTTTGTCTTTTTAGCAGGATCGCAAGGCACACCGAGTTATAACGATCGTTTAGCTAAATTACGTGATCGATTCTCTGAGGTATTTAAATTAGCCAGTGCAGATTTCCAATCTGAGTTTGGTTATGACGTTGATGCACCGGGTGAAGCGAATATGACGGTCGCGACAAACTGGGTTGCTGAGCACTTCGATTGCGTTGCTAATACATTAGAAATGCCTTTTAAAGATAACGACAATGTACCAGATCCAACAATGGGGTGGTCACCAGAGCGCTCAGTTAAATTAGGTGAAGCATCACTCGTTGCTATGTTAGCGGTTGTTGACGACCTACGTTAGTCAACATATATAAGTACTTTGCTATGGTCTATAAATGAAAAAAGCCTAACAAATTAAATTTGTTAGGCTTTTTTTAGCTTAAGTCGTTAGTTTTATATTTAAAGAAATTTTGTGTATCAACAAACTTATGCTTGAACTAACGCTTTTAACATTTGATAGTCTGGCGACTTTTTATCGTTAACATCACAAATTTTCAACAAGTCATCAATAAAATGCATCAGCGCTCGTCGTTCTATTTCTTTAATACTTTCTTTAACGACTGGCAGTAGCATGTGGTACATACTGGCTGCGCCAAAATCGCCAAAAATAATATTGGATTGTTGATCAAACAAGGTATTGTGCGCATAAAGGTCACCATGACATACTTGGTTATTATGTAGATGTTCAAACACTTGTTGCATTTGCTCTACTATCTTCTTAATGCTTTCAATGGATAAACTAAACCCTGATTCAAAAGTATCACGCGTACAGGTTTGAAAGTCTGGCGGTAAACCCAGGTTTTTAAAGTGAGTCGGGATTAGTTCCATCACTAATGCTAGATAATTACTTTCGTTGACTTGTGCTACGGATTTTACTAGATTTTTGTGAGTTCCTACTTTTAAACAAGCTTGTAATTCATCTTGAGGGTATCCATCGCTGGTCACTTCCCCTTTAAAGACTTTAACTGCAATATCTTCTGGAAAAGAATCTGCTTGGTTAACTGTGTTATTCCACTTTGTTTGGTAAATAATGCCTGATGCACCTTGGCCTAATACCTCTAATAAACGGTAGTCAGTTGAAGCCACTTCGGGTACTGATTTGATATGTAAATCAGTTTCGCAAAAAGGGTTACCTGAAAAAGCTAACCAAGCTAACTTAGGTAGTATTAATATTTGTATTGGAAAAGCTAATAATTGGTTAGCTGAAATACGCAATAATTCAAGGTTAACCAACTGATCTATACTTTTAGGTAACCGTTTAAGTTGATTACCTGCCAGTGCTAGTTTTTGCAAACGTTTTCGTTCACCTAATGCTTCTGGCAAGCTGGTTATTTTATTATCAGTTAAAATTAACCAACGTAGTTGTAGCGGTAATGACTCAGCAGGCACTTCTTGTATTTGATTCGATTTAAAACCAACCATTTCTAATAATGGACAAGCGCCTAAAGCGGCTGGTAATACTTTAAAG
Above is a genomic segment from Psychromonas sp. L1A2 containing:
- a CDS encoding M14 family metallopeptidase; the encoded protein is MRITANFDAGNIEVINLEDKKDIQLAIRPDFGGEFFQWFNFRIDGEVGEQYILNILNAGEASYLEGWDNYQAVASYDRQHWFRLPTFYKDGKLTIVADMDCETIQIAYFAPYSYERHQDLLAAVQMHPLVSLEHLGETLDKRDLTLVKIGDGDANKRNIWITARQHPGETMAEWLVDGLMHSLLDSDNATGKLLLDKANFYIVPNMNPDGSVRGHLRTNAAGVNLNREWLNPSIEKSPEVFHVINKMKEVGVDLFYDVHGDEALPFVFLAGSQGTPSYNDRLAKLRDRFSEVFKLASADFQSEFGYDVDAPGEANMTVATNWVAEHFDCVANTLEMPFKDNDNVPDPTMGWSPERSVKLGEASLVAMLAVVDDLR
- a CDS encoding GFA family protein, whose amino-acid sequence is MNNIKKVQGTCHCEAVQFEIESDFMELTTCDCSICIRKNALMVKVHESAMHIIVGKDYLTTYQFHTNTAEHYFCKICGIYPFHRKRVTPDYFGVNVFCLKELDLKGIALKDIPVRSTVGAGMK
- a CDS encoding leucine-rich repeat-containing protein kinase family protein, which gives rise to MQSIAQLKAGKLTGIKRLQLSENLTEFPMEILTLADSLEILDLSNNQLTTLPDEIKQLTHLKILFASNNCFKVLPAALGACPLLEMVGFKSNQIQEVPAESLPLQLRWLILTDNKITSLPEALGERKRLQKLALAGNQLKRLPKSIDQLVNLELLRISANQLLAFPIQILILPKLAWLAFSGNPFCETDLHIKSVPEVASTDYRLLEVLGQGASGIIYQTKWNNTVNQADSFPEDIAVKVFKGEVTSDGYPQDELQACLKVGTHKNLVKSVAQVNESNYLALVMELIPTHFKNLGLPPDFQTCTRDTFESGFSLSIESIKKIVEQMQQVFEHLHNNQVCHGDLYAHNTLFDQQSNIIFGDFGAASMYHMLLPVVKESIKEIERRALMHFIDDLLKICDVNDKKSPDYQMLKALVQA